AGGATGGTGTTATTGTTGCGCATGGTCGTCACGCGCGAAGTCATCGTGATAACTACCTGCGCATCTTTATCCACCATCGTGTGCACGGCCCGCTCGCAGGCATCGTGGATGAGCTGCCGGAGCGGGCAGGCGGGGGTAGTAAGCACCACGGTAAAGGACACCGTGCGGCCCTCTACTTTAATGTCTTCCACCATGTTGAGCGTAATCAGGTCCTGGCCCAAATCGGGCTCTTCCACGAAGCTCAGGGCGTGGCGGACGGCATCTATCGTGATTTCAGGCATAAGCAAGTGCGCCACCAGGGGCGTAGCTGCAAAGATAACCCAGGCAGGGGGGTAGGAGTTTCGGGAAAGATGACGGAGTGGCCGGTCAGCTAACTGCACGCTACGGTCTATCTGATTTTTGTTAACGCAACTACTGTATAAACGATTAACGAAGATTATAGTAGGGGTGAAAGTGGGTCAACGAAATTTACCCTTTCTTTAGTCTTAGCGTGTTAAATAAGAAGGCAAAGTTGCTGTTTATCATTACCTGCCACCCTCATTTCAGTTACACAATTCCGCAATTAGGCTACTTCTGATAAAGCGCGCCCCGTGACCTTTGTTGCGTCTTTAATTTAACAGCAAACGCAATGGCCAAAATGAAGAATGAACGTATTGCTCTCATTACTGGGGCTAACCAAGGGGTAGGGTTTCAAGTAGCCAAGGAACTTGTGGCAAACGGACTCACCGTGCTAGTCGGGTCTCGCAACTTTGAACGAGGCAAGGCAGCGGCCGAAGAAATAGGGGAGGGTGCCATCGCCATTTAACTCGACGTGACGGATAGAGCTTCAGTTGCAGCAGCGGCAGAGCGCATCCGCGCAGAGTTTGGTCGCCTCGACTTGCTGGTCAACAACGCGGCCATCTCAAATACGAGAAAGCAACAGCTTGGCCTGTCCTTACTAGAGTACGCTAAAATAACCCTAGCGAGCAACGCATCGCTTGATGAAGTGCGTGCGGTGTGGGAAACCAACGTATTCGGCGTGCTTGCTGTTTATCAAGCGATGTTGCCACTCCTGCGCCACTCGTCAGATGCCCGAATCGTCAACGTGTCGAGCGGCGTTGGTTCGCTGACCGTGAATGCAGACCCGACCTACCCATATCACGCCTACTATGGTGTTGTGTACCCTGCCTCCAAAACGGCGCTCAACGCGATAACGTTGGCTATGATGGTTGAATTAGAGTCAACGGCCATTAAAATCAACTTGGTTTCGCCAGCCTTCACCAAAACGAACCTTAATGGGTACGAGGGTACGGAGCCTCTTGAGGAGGGTTCTCGCGAAGTGGTGCGTGTTGCGTTGCTTGGTCCGGACGCACCTTCAGGTACGTTCACCATGTGGGAAAATAAAATAATCCCTTGGTAAGGTAGCATCAGTAGGAATAGTTGACAGCGTTGTTCGTGAATAGTAAAATTAGTAATTGCAGGTCGTCATGCGGATTATTATACTATTCACAAACGACGATACCTATCAAATTGAAAAATGAAAAAGGAAGAAAATATTCCTTATAAGTTTGAATCCTTATCCCATTTACATCGGGTGCTGGGCTTACCAAAGCCTTTGCACCCGATGATAAGTTTGATAGATAATACCGATAATAAAATAGAAACAAGTAAGCTACCCACTACACTTGTTTCTATTTTCTACAAAATTTCGTATAAGCCTGATTTTCAAGGAACAGTTAGATATGGTCAAAATTTTTATGATTTTGATGAAGGAGGATTATTTTTTGTTTCCCCCAATCAACTAGTAGCAAGTGATACCGATAATGGAAATCATTCGGGCTATACTTTGTTCGTTCATCCCGACTTTTTTATTAGCTATCCTTTAGCAAAGAAAATCAAGCAATTTGGGTTCTTTTCTTATTCTGCTAACGAAGCGTTGCATCTATCGGATGGTGAAAAGAAAATAATTATTTCAATTTTTAAAATAATGAATACTGAATTGCTAAGTAGAATTGATGATTTTAGCCAAGACGTAGTTGTTTCGCAAATCGAATTATTATTAAATTACTCTAATCGTTTCTATAAGCGACAATTTATCACACGAAAAGTATTGAATAATGACCTGTTACAAAAACTGGAAGAAATTCTGAATATTTATTTTAATAATAAAAACGCATCAGTTCCGGGGCTGCTAACCGTCCAATATCTTTCTGAACAATTGAATATGTCGCCAAGCTATTTAAGTGATATGCTGCGTTCTCTTACGGGGTAAAATGCCCAGCAGCACATACACAATAGACTTATTGAAAAAGCAAAAGAAAAATTATCTACCACCGAATTAACTGTTGCTGAAATTGCCTACCAGTTAGGCTTTGAATATTCGCAGTCTTTTAGTAGATTATTTAAAGCAAAAACGAAGCTTTCACCGCTGGAATTTAGACAATCTTTCAATTAACAGATAGCGTATGGATAAAATTACCACTGCTATTGTTAGCTTTGTATTATAGCGGACTGATGAACGAAGTCTCACTCTTCGTGAGTTTTTAATTTGCTTTTTAACACTGGCTGAGCGGACGTTTCCTGATTTCCATATTCATACAAAGCATTAGCCCACAATTTCACTAACAAAAGAAACGCCGTAGCAGGTACTACGGCGTTTCTTTTATTACTCCCTGCTGCCAATCGCTACCCCGGCTGCCCCGGCTCCGAGTGCAGCAGCCCCGCCGGCACCTCCAACTCGCCCGAGTGGAAGCCAATTAGCCCGTTGCGCTCGTCCTCAATGTTGGTGGCTTGGGTGTACACATCGCCCGCGATGGGGCGGGCGCGCAGCTCGCGCTTGAAGTCGCGGATGCTGTTGGTGCGGGCCTCGGCATCCTGCGGGCCGCCATAGTCCGAGAAGCCGAAGCCGCCCCATTCGCTCACCAATAGCGGACGCTGGCCGCGGTAGAAGTAGGGGTCGCCGACCACGAGCGGGAAGGCGGCCGTGCCCTGCATTTCGCCGTGGATGAGGCGGTCGAGCAGTTCGCGCCAGCGGCCCAGGTCGGGGGTGTAGAGGTGGGCCGTGAGCAGGTCCGATTTCAACTGGCCCTGGTGGGAGATGTGGTGCCAGCCGTCGTTGTCAATCACCAGAAACTGCGGGTGCGACAGTTGCATGTAGTGGTACATCTGCACGATGTAGCGCCGGGTGGCCGGGTTAGTGGCAATGTCCTGGGCACCCCAGTCCTCGTTGTAGAGGCTCCAGATGACGATGCTGGGGTGGGTTTCCATCAGGCTCAGCATGCGTAGCAGCTCGGCGCGGTGGTTTTCGCGGCTGCGGGGCGTGCTGCTGTGCGGGCTGGGCACTTCTACCCACAGCAGCAGGCCCAGCTCGTCGGCCAGGTTGTAGATGCGCGGGTCGATGCCGGCAATGTGCACCCGCACCAGGTTGCAGCCCAGCGCCTTCATGGCATGCATGTGGCGGCGCATCTCGGCGTAGGTGGCCGTGCCGGGCTGGTAGAGGATGCCGTCGAGGTAAATCGGCTCGTTGTTGAGGTACACCTTGCGGCCGCGTGACTCGATTTTGCGCAGCCCGAAGCGCGCCTCAATCTGGGCCGCATAGCCGGTGTTGTCAATCAATTGGGCCACTAGGCGGTAGCGGTGCGGGTGTTCGGGGCACCAGACTTCGGCCCCCGGCACTTCCAGGCTCAGGCGCTGCTCGTGCTGACCCTCGGCCAGGGGTAGGGGAAAATCGGAAACTGCCAGCGGCGCGGTGGCGGCCGCGCCATCGGTCCCGAATACCTGCAGGCGCACTAGGTAGTCGCCCGCATCGTGGATGCGCAGCGTCAGGTTGAAGCGCACCAGACAGTCCTCAATCGTGCTTACTACCCCCACCCGCGAGCGCAGGCGGTTGCGCTCCACGGTTTCGAGCCACACCGAGCGCACGGCCCCCGATTGCGTCTGGTACCAGATGCCGCCGCGCTTGTACACGTGCGATTCCTGCTTGCCGCGGGTCGTTTCGGCGTCCATTGTATCGGCAATGCGCACCGTAAGGCGGTTAGTGGCGCGCAGGTGCTCCTCGGGCAGCTCGTAGGTGAAGGACGTGTACTCGCCGTAGTGCACGGCCTCGCCCTCAATGGTGGTGAGCAGCTGGCCATTGAGCCAGACCCGTGTTTCGTAGCCACAGGCCCCGAACGTGAGCTGGAAGAGCGTCCGGTCCTTATTCTCGGCCACCTCGGGCAGGGTAAATTCGCGTTCATACCAGGCCACTATCTTGTCTTGCCAGGCCGTGGGGCCGCCGGCGTGGGCGGCCACCAAGTGCTCCTCAATCGAGCCGGGCCACTGCGCGCTGAGGCGGTAGTCGTAGCCTTG
The genomic region above belongs to Hymenobacter psoromatis and contains:
- a CDS encoding AraC family transcriptional regulator, which encodes MKKEENIPYKFESLSHLHRVLGLPKPLHPMISLIDNTDNKIETSKLPTTLVSIFYKISYKPDFQGTVRYGQNFYDFDEGGLFFVSPNQLVASDTDNGNHSGYTLFVHPDFFISYPLAKKIKQFGFFSYSANEALHLSDGEKKIIISIFKIMNTELLSRIDDFSQDVVVSQIELLLNYSNRFYKRQFITRKVLNNDLLQKLEEILNIYFNNKNASVPGLLTVQYLSEQLNMSPSYLSDMLRSLTG
- a CDS encoding glycoside hydrolase family 2 protein — encoded protein: MDDFTPANYGLSATPEAELAQETNNELPRAVLRPGHHFLLDGTWRFAIDLDDIGLTEDWEQGYDYRLSAQWPGSIEEHLVAAHAGGPTAWQDKIVAWYEREFTLPEVAENKDRTLFQLTFGACGYETRVWLNGQLLTTIEGEAVHYGEYTSFTYELPEEHLRATNRLTVRIADTMDAETTRGKQESHVYKRGGIWYQTQSGAVRSVWLETVERNRLRSRVGVVSTIEDCLVRFNLTLRIHDAGDYLVRLQVFGTDGAAATAPLAVSDFPLPLAEGQHEQRLSLEVPGAEVWCPEHPHRYRLVAQLIDNTGYAAQIEARFGLRKIESRGRKVYLNNEPIYLDGILYQPGTATYAEMRRHMHAMKALGCNLVRVHIAGIDPRIYNLADELGLLLWVEVPSPHSSTPRSRENHRAELLRMLSLMETHPSIVIWSLYNEDWGAQDIATNPATRRYIVQMYHYMQLSHPQFLVIDNDGWHHISHQGQLKSDLLTAHLYTPDLGRWRELLDRLIHGEMQGTAAFPLVVGDPYFYRGQRPLLVSEWGGFGFSDYGGPQDAEARTNSIRDFKRELRARPIAGDVYTQATNIEDERNGLIGFHSGELEVPAGLLHSEPGQPG
- a CDS encoding helix-turn-helix domain-containing protein is translated as MHNRLIEKAKEKLSTTELTVAEIAYQLGFEYSQSFSRLFKAKTKLSPLEFRQSFN